From one Rhodamnia argentea isolate NSW1041297 chromosome 1, ASM2092103v1, whole genome shotgun sequence genomic stretch:
- the LOC115730775 gene encoding disease resistance protein L6-like, with product MHLKKKKFEDMALSSSFDYEVFLSFRGPDTRAGFADFLYVSLIDAGIRVYRDDEELRIGEEIGPELLEAIEQSRISIPIFSKGYASSKWCLKELVHMVECKKNRGQKIMPIFYDVEPYEVRFQTGGYGQAFIEHESKRRYSDGTISDWKAALSEVGTLKGWDLQSMPNRREGDFVKTVVKKVFSELKKGCLALSDCLVNVDNHVSEIMRTIGPWTDETRIVGIHGMGGVGKTTLAKIIYNQLSPDFEHHCFLSNIRETSNVKGVEYLQNQLISDILKRNG from the exons AtgcacttgaaaaaaaaaaaatttgaggacaTGGCGCTTTCATCGAGTTTCGACTAtgaggtgttcttgagctttagaggacCGGATACTCGAGCAGGTTTTGCAGACTTCCTTTATGTCAGCCTGATCGACGCGGGAATCCGTGTGTACAGAGATGACGAAGAGCTGCGCATTGGGGAAGAGATTGGCCCGGAGCTTCTCGAAGCAATCGAGCAGTCAAGAATCTCCATACCCATCTTCTCAAAAGGATATGCCTCCAGCAAATGGTGTCTCAAGGAGTTGGTCCACATGGTGGAGTGCAAGAAAAACAGGGGACAgaagatcatgcccattttctaCGATGTGGAACCTTATGAGGTTCGGTTCCAAACGGGCGGGTATGGACAGGCCTTCATTGAGCATGAAAGCAAGAGGCGATACAGTGATGGAACTATTAGCGATTGGAAGGCCGCTCTCAGTGAAGTTGGGACACTAAAGGGATGGGACCTCCAAAGCATGCCCAACAG GCGTGAAGGTGATTTCGTGAAAACTGTCGTCAAGAAGGTTTTCAGTGAGTTGAAAAAGGGTTGTTTGGCATTATCCGATTGCTTGGTTAACGTCGACAATCATGTGAGTGAAATCATGAGAACAATCGGCCCTTGGACAGATGAAACACGGATCGTCGGTATCCATGGAATGGGTGGTGTTGGAAAGACCACTCTTGCCAAAATCATCTACAATCAACTTTCACCTGATTTTGAGCATCATTGTTTCCTTTCTAACATTCGAGAAACTTCAAATGTAAAGGGTGTTGAGTACTTGCAGAATCAGCTGATCTCCGACATACTAAAAAGAAATGGATAG
- the LOC115730776 gene encoding disease resistance protein RPV1-like codes for MGHNWFGEGSKVIITSRNKQVLNIPEVDWTYELNCMDFDKSLQLFSTHAFRRDRPLDDYLAHSKKAVGIAGGLPLALEVIGSLLSCKSKEKWDAILKKLEKVPHEEVSSKLKISYEALDDRQRHIFLDVACFFIGCDKEMVIHMWDETKLFPEEALEVLQHMSLIKIIRKSELWMHDLIRDLGREIIRQDSNMATEKQTRVWDADDALDLLRRNQKKKQVETLGLWFRHGLWFRWFRHEAEPYFTDEDLMRFPNLRFLRAESLKVLIMSRCCRLVRTPDFSGLANLERPIMQDCTSLVKVDESVGQLQRLVVLDVRFCSQLRDLPNEVYMLKSLKELLVEGTLVEHNVSSNPSYGSLPEKALSRHPLKMASRYT; via the exons ATGGGGCACAATTGGTTTGGTGAAGGAAGTAAGGTTATCATCACTAGTAGAAACAAGCAGGTTCTCAACATTCCTGAAGTGGATTGGACCTATGAACTTAACTGCATGGATTTTGAtaaatctcttcaacttttcagCACACATGCATTTAGAAGAGATCGTCCATTGGATGATTATCTCGCCCACTCCAAAAAGGCTGTAGGCATTGCTGGAGGTCTTCCTCTAGCTCTCGAGGTTATAGGTTCGCTTTTATCGtgcaaaagtaaagaaaagtgGGATGCCATACTGAAAAAGTTGGAAAAAGTTCCTCATGAGGAGGTCAGCAGTAAGCTCAAGATAAGTTACGAGGCACTAGATGATCGGCAAAGGCACATCTTTCTCGATGTAGCTTGTTTCTTCATTGGATGTGACAAAGAAATGGTAATCCACATGTGGGATGAGACTAAACTTTTTCCAGAAGAAGCTTTGGAAGTTCTGCAGCATATGTCCTTGATAAAGATCATACGAAAAAGTGAGTTGTGGATGCATGATCTAATAAGGGACCTGGGGCGAGAAATCATCCGCCAAGATAGTAATATGGCAACAGAGAAGCAGACTAGGGTGTGGGATGCTGATGATGCGTTAGATTTGCTGAGGAGAAACCAG AAAAAGAAGCAAGTTGAAACTCTTGGTCTCTGGTTTCGCCATGGTCTCTGGTTTCGCTGGTTTCGCCATGAGGCGGAACCCTACTTTACAGATGAGGACTTAATGAGATTTCCAAATCTAAGGTTCCTT AGGGCGGAGAGCTTAAAAGTTCTGATCATGTCGCGTTGCTGCCGGTTGGTTAGAACTCCCGACTTCTCCGGACTTGCAAATTTAGAACGACCGATCATGCAGGACTGTACGAGCTTGGTCAAAGTTGATGAATCCGTCGGTCAGTTACAGCGGTTGGTTGTCTTAGACGTCAGGTTTTGCTCGCAACTACGTGATTTGCCAAATGAGGTTTACATGCTGAAATCTTTGAAAGAGCTCCTTGTTGAGGGCACACTAGTGGAGCACAATGTGAGCTCTAACCCCAGCTAT